In a single window of the Bacillus clarus genome:
- a CDS encoding sensor histidine kinase: MATKSKRKQKNITRNIFIKTLLFCVLLSFCLYQSIHFLLLHYDKEHSKNTSEIQTVENTLSNTNSEKHKAFSRSMSEWPPSIIDIQAIYTIVGHVLQPSRDEKTKEHIQVQNGPDKKDENELPTQIEKEQAKNSALHIKNATNETNKLNNSSNLANVLEQLAPQIGLTMFAICLIGSFIYTKLIAKPFQCMNEALQEIMSLDFSDEQSLKKNEDLDLQAIASQAQNTVKNLHETNKELRNELEIAHQVEEDRKKFMSVMSHELKTPIAAVMGQLDGMIYGIGAYKDRDKYLRRSYEMMQDINKLTEKMSELSKTNNPQFNPHLEIISLSCMIEDIMNKVDYFIHVKQLKVQSNIKQDVRILADYKFIKTAIFNIISNAIHYTIDHQHIYIKLYEKSNGYVLEVLNTGAQIEEEKLAHLFEPFYRGNPSQHGLVQGSGLGLYIVKQVLDKHKFPYGIQNTPQGVKCSIVFPKLM; encoded by the coding sequence TCTTTATCAAAGTATTCATTTTCTACTACTACATTATGATAAAGAGCATTCTAAAAATACTAGTGAGATACAAACTGTAGAAAATACATTATCTAACACCAACAGTGAGAAACATAAAGCCTTTTCAAGAAGTATGTCCGAGTGGCCACCTTCTATTATAGATATTCAAGCAATCTATACAATAGTTGGTCATGTTTTACAGCCTAGCCGAGATGAAAAAACAAAAGAACATATACAAGTACAAAATGGCCCTGACAAAAAGGACGAAAATGAATTACCAACTCAAATAGAAAAAGAACAAGCTAAAAATAGTGCCTTACATATCAAAAATGCGACCAATGAAACGAACAAATTAAATAATAGTTCAAATTTAGCAAATGTATTGGAGCAATTAGCCCCACAAATCGGACTTACAATGTTCGCTATATGTTTAATCGGTTCATTTATTTACACAAAATTAATTGCTAAACCTTTTCAATGTATGAACGAAGCATTGCAAGAGATTATGAGCCTTGATTTTTCAGATGAACAATCATTGAAAAAAAATGAGGATTTAGATTTACAAGCAATCGCCTCACAAGCACAAAATACTGTGAAGAACTTACATGAAACAAATAAAGAATTAAGGAATGAGCTGGAAATAGCTCATCAAGTAGAAGAAGATCGAAAAAAATTTATGTCTGTGATGTCTCATGAATTAAAAACACCAATCGCAGCTGTCATGGGGCAATTAGATGGAATGATTTACGGTATAGGCGCCTATAAAGATCGAGATAAATATTTAAGACGTTCCTATGAAATGATGCAAGACATTAACAAATTAACAGAAAAGATGTCAGAATTATCCAAGACAAATAATCCTCAATTCAATCCGCATTTAGAAATCATCTCATTATCATGTATGATTGAGGATATTATGAATAAAGTAGATTACTTTATTCACGTGAAACAATTAAAAGTTCAATCAAACATTAAACAAGATGTGCGAATTTTAGCCGATTACAAATTTATCAAAACTGCTATTTTTAACATTATCTCAAATGCAATTCATTATACAATTGATCATCAGCATATATATATAAAGCTTTATGAGAAATCGAATGGTTATGTATTAGAAGTATTAAATACAGGTGCACAAATTGAAGAAGAAAAATTAGCTCATTTATTTGAACCTTTCTATCGAGGAAATCCTAGTCAACACGGCTTAGTACAAGGAAGTGGACTCGGATTATACATTGTAAAACAAGTATTAGATAAACATAAGTTTCCTTACGGAATTCAGAATACACCCCAAGGTGTAAAATGCTCGATTGTTTTTCCAAAATTAATGTAA